In Rhizophagus irregularis chromosome 12, complete sequence, a single window of DNA contains:
- a CDS encoding RuvB-like 2 produces the protein MAGAITTTSEIKDVTKMERIGAHSHIRGLGLDDSLEPRQVAQGMVGQIKARKAAGVILQMIKEGKIAGRAILMAGPPGTGKTAIAMGMAQALGKDIPFTMLAASEIFSLEMSKTEALTQAFRRSIGVRIKEEAEIIEGEVVEIQIDRSITGGNKTGKITLKTTDMETIFELGHKMIDVLNKEKVLAGDVITIDKSSGKISKLGRSFTRARDYDAMGADTRFVQCPEGELQKRKEVVHTVSLHEIDVINSRTQGFLALFSGDTGEIKPEVRDQINTKVTEWREEGKAEIIPGVLFIDEVHMLDIECFSYLNRALEDERAPVVIMASNRGITRIRGTKYKSPHGIPIDLLDRLLIISTIPYDDNSIKQILTIRCQEEDVTMTEEARDILTKIGMETSLRYAIHLITAAHLVAKKRKASSVDVVDIRRVYRLFLDEKRSVNYLREFQEQYMFNEIPVEMEGVENTIVTENTDAMET, from the exons ATG GCAGGTGCAATCACGACCACTTCAGAAATTAAAGATGTTACGAAAATGGAACGAATAG GTGCTCATTCGCACATTCGGGGTCTTGGTCTTGACGATTCATTGGAACCTCGACAAGTTGCACAAGGCATGGTGGGCCAAATTAAAGCCCGAAAAGCAGCAGGAGTGATTCTGCAAATGATTAAGGAGGGTAAAATTGCAGGCCGGGCTATTCTCATGGCTGGCCCACCAGGGACTGGTAAAACTGCTATCGCAATGG gaaTGGCACAAGCGTTGGGCAAAGATATACCTTTTACAATGCTTGCTGCTTCTGAAATTTTTTCCCTTGAAATGTCAAAGACTGAGGCGCTCACACAAGCTTTTAGACGTTCAATCGGAGTACGTATAAAAGAGGAAGCTGAAATAATTGAAGGCGAAGTCGTTGAAATCCAAATCGATCGATCAATCACAGgg GGTAATAAAACTGGGAAGATAACTCTTAAGACAACAGACATGGAAACAATATTTGAATTGGGACATAAAATGATAGATGtattaaacaaagaaaaggTTTTGGCTGG TGACGTTATCACTATCGATAAATCATCGGGAAAGATCTCTAAATTGGGTAGATCGTTTACTCGAGCTAGGGACTATGATGCAATGGGTGctgat ACTAGATTTGTTCAATGCCCCGAAGGCGAATTGCAAAAACGTAAAGAAGTGGTTCACACAGTATCACTGCATGAGATCGATGTGATAAATAGTCGAACACAGGGATTTTTAGCTTTGTTCTCTg GTGATACTGGCGAGATTAAGCCTGAGGTTCGAGACCAAATAAATACGAAAGTTACCGAATGGAGAGAAGAAGGAAAGGCCGAAATTATTCCCGGT gtacTTTTTATTGATGAGGTTCATATGCTTGATATTGAATGTTTTTCATATCTGAATCGTGCGTTAGAGGATGAAAGAGCGCCGGTCGTCATTATGGCATCCAATCGCGGTATTACAAGAATTCGAGGTACTAAGTATAAGAGCCCACATGGGATTCCAATTGATTTGTTAGATCGATTATTGATCATTAGTACAATACCATATGATGACAATTCGATCAAACAAATTCTAACCATTAG ATGTCAAGAAGAAGATGTAACAATGACTGAGGAAGCACGTgatatattaacaaaaataggAATGGAGACCTCGTTAAGATACGCAATACACTTGATTACGGCTGCTCATCTTGtagctaaaaaaagaaag GCGAGTAGTGTCGATGTTGTTGACATAAGACGCGTTTATAGATTGTTCTTGGATGAAAAAAGATCTGTTAATTACTTGAGAGAATTTCAAGAACAATACATGTTTAATGAAATTCCTGTTGAAATGGAAGGCGTAGAAAACACTATAGTTACAGAAAATACTGATGCGATGGAAACTTAg
- a CDS encoding 40S ribosomal protein uS4 produces the protein MPGAARNCSKTYKVPRRPFEKERIDQELRLIGEYGLRNKREIWRVAYTLSNIRRAARELLTLDDKDPRRLFEGNALIRRLVRIGVLDETKMKLDYVLALKIEDFLERRLQTQVFKLGLAKSIHHARVLIRQRHIRVGKQIVNIPSFIVRLDSQKHIDFALTSPYGGGRPGRVKRKRQRSAIKGKEEEEDE, from the exons atgcCTGGAGCCGCAAGGAATT GCTCAAAAACGTACAAGGTTCCTCGTCGTCCTTTCGAAAAAGAACGAATTGATCAAGAACTTCGACTAATCGGTGAATATGGTCTTCGGAACAAACGTGAAATTTGGCGTGTAGCATACACACTTTCAAACATTCGTCGTGCTGCTCGTGAATTATTAACATTAGATGATAAGGACCCTCGTCGTTTATTTGAAGGAAATGCCTTGATTAGAAGACTAGTCAGGATTGGAGTATTGGATGAAACTAAGATGAAACTTGATTATGTTTTGGCTTTGAAAATAGAAGATTTTTTGGAAAGAAGATTACAAACTCAAGTTTTTAAATTGGGTTTAGCTAAATCAATTCATCATGCTCGTGTTCTAATCAGACAACGCCATATTCG TGTTGGTAAGCAAATAGTCAATATTCCAAGTTTTATTGTTCG CCTCGACTCTCAGAAACATATCGATTTTGCCCTCACTTCGCCTTATG GTGGTGGACGTCCTGGTCGTGTAAAGAGGAAACGTCAACGCTCCGCTATTAAgg GTaaagaggaagaggaagacGAATAA
- a CDS encoding 60S ribosomal protein eL21, which produces MPHSYGIRARTRYMFSRKFRETGSIRLSTYLKTYKVGDIVDIKANGAVQKGMPHKFYHGRTGIIYNVTKSAVGVIINKVVGNRYIEKRVNVRIEHIKHSKCRDDFLRRVKENAIKKKEARAKGEKVNLKRQPEGPRKSHFVSTNKNMPTTITPIPYETLV; this is translated from the exons atgccGCACTCTTATGGTATCCGCGCCCGTACGCGCTATATGTTTTCTCGTAAATTCCGCGAGACTGGATCTATTAGGCTCTCAACCTACCTTAAAACGTATAAAGTTGGCGATATTGTTGATATTAAAGCCAACGGCGCTGTCCAAAAGGGTATGCCCCACAAATTTTATCATGG tCGCACCGGGATCATTTACAATGTAACAAAATCTGCTGTTGGTGTAATAATTAACAAAGTTGTTGGCAACCGTTATATTGAAAAGCGGGTTAATGTTAGAATTGAGCATATTAAGCATTCGAAATGCAGAGATGATTTCTTGCGACGTGTTAAGGAAAATGCGATCAAAAAGAAAGAAGCTAGAGCTAAAGGAG AAAAGGTTAATCTTAAAAGACAACCCGAAGGTCCTCGAAAATCTCATTTTGTCTCTACTAATAAGAATATGCCGACCACAATCACTCCAATCCCGTATGAAACTCTTGTTTGA